A stretch of Thermoanaerobacter uzonensis DSM 18761 DNA encodes these proteins:
- a CDS encoding dipeptidase has protein sequence MLVDFHCDTLYRLMDKKIDFAERSKEGHVDLQRMKEGKVHLQVFAVFVDPKQMRKNASTMALKMIDKMHEVIEKTKEFRLILKGEDIDKAKEEGKIGALLSIEGGEALEGETSLLRMFYKLGVRALTLTWSLRNDLGDGVDGVKEAGLTSFGREVVKEMNRLGMIVDVSHLNEKGFWDVLELSEKPIIASHSNAKTLCSHRRNLTDEQIKAIAQKGGVIGINFAPQFLRDEGQATLEDVLNHIDYICELVGEDYVGFGSDFDGISSTPEGLEDISHFPKIVEGLIKRGYTEEQIAKITHKNFENLIKKILI, from the coding sequence ATGCTTGTTGATTTTCACTGTGATACTCTTTATCGTTTAATGGACAAGAAAATAGATTTCGCTGAAAGGTCAAAAGAAGGTCATGTGGATTTGCAAAGGATGAAAGAAGGCAAAGTTCACTTACAGGTTTTTGCTGTATTTGTAGATCCAAAACAGATGAGAAAAAATGCTTCCACAATGGCTTTAAAGATGATTGATAAAATGCATGAAGTAATCGAAAAAACAAAGGAATTTAGATTAATATTAAAAGGAGAAGATATAGACAAAGCAAAAGAAGAAGGAAAAATTGGAGCATTACTTTCTATAGAAGGCGGCGAAGCTTTAGAAGGTGAAACTTCTCTTCTTAGGATGTTTTACAAATTAGGGGTAAGAGCTCTCACTTTAACTTGGAGTTTGAGAAACGATCTAGGAGACGGAGTAGACGGTGTTAAAGAAGCGGGGCTTACCTCTTTTGGCAGAGAAGTTGTAAAAGAAATGAATCGCCTAGGAATGATTGTAGATGTATCTCATCTTAATGAAAAAGGATTTTGGGATGTACTAGAACTTAGTGAGAAACCAATTATAGCTTCTCATTCTAATGCTAAAACCCTATGCTCTCACAGAAGAAATTTGACAGATGAGCAAATAAAAGCGATAGCTCAAAAAGGCGGTGTAATTGGAATAAATTTTGCTCCACAATTTTTAAGAGATGAAGGTCAAGCTACATTAGAAGATGTTTTAAATCATATAGATTATATATGCGAATTAGTAGGAGAAGATTATGTAGGTTTTGGTTCTGACTTTGATGGGATTAGCAGTACACCAGAAGGTTTAGAAGATATATCACACTTTCCTAAAATTGTAGAAGGCTTAATAAAAAGAGGATATACTGAAGAACAAATTGCTAAAATTACTCACAAAAATTTTGAAAATCTCATAAAGAAAATTTTGATATAA
- a CDS encoding PIG-L deacetylase family protein — MINKRTVYFSLFIALLVGISYIMNWEMAIANFTEKGTLPTFDDPGQRILIIVPHPDDETLGMAGIIQRAIELKRPIKVVIVTSGESYKKAAMSFSGKTNPTPKDFYRFGLARQQESIAAMRVLGLPRQDLIFLGFADGSTRFLWSQYWDNNHPRVSGGTNVAYAPYDTVYKPGIPYTGQNLVNELTEIIKDFKPTDIYYPLADDIHPDHWAVSNFVRYTITAMNINVREHMFLVHHPQWPVPWMAEKNRPMLPPVDMKDSNTEWQSFDLTPKEIDLKQVAIKQYRTQIDVMEPFLMAFVRKTELFATKPVITIPVVDSKPDLQSRTLQHALLKVYTGGMLNEEIYRSAALAQLGAFYYDNKLYIGLESARPISKKVIYHVEMRLFYKDQNDIKRIDLGIVNGKLYQYKRAENSLTDVIAAKPIINGNKMWVEVKIPQVHNLRYIFMGADSIYRNRLIDKIPWNMYKISE, encoded by the coding sequence ATGATAAATAAACGAACTGTTTACTTTTCTTTGTTTATTGCTTTATTAGTAGGAATATCCTATATAATGAATTGGGAAATGGCTATTGCAAACTTCACAGAAAAAGGAACCCTGCCAACTTTTGATGACCCTGGGCAAAGAATCCTCATTATAGTTCCTCATCCTGATGATGAGACTTTAGGAATGGCAGGAATTATTCAAAGAGCTATAGAACTTAAAAGACCAATCAAAGTAGTAATTGTCACAAGTGGAGAGAGTTACAAAAAAGCCGCAATGTCATTTTCTGGTAAAACAAATCCTACTCCTAAAGATTTTTATCGTTTTGGACTTGCGAGACAACAAGAAAGTATTGCAGCTATGAGAGTTTTGGGACTACCGCGACAAGATTTAATTTTTTTAGGGTTTGCTGATGGGAGTACCAGGTTTTTGTGGAGTCAGTATTGGGATAATAACCATCCAAGAGTTAGTGGAGGAACTAATGTAGCCTACGCTCCCTATGACACAGTTTATAAGCCGGGTATTCCATATACAGGGCAAAATTTAGTTAATGAACTTACGGAAATAATTAAAGATTTTAAACCTACTGATATATATTATCCTTTAGCAGATGATATACATCCTGACCATTGGGCAGTAAGCAATTTTGTGAGATACACTATTACCGCTATGAATATAAATGTGCGTGAGCATATGTTTTTAGTCCATCATCCACAATGGCCAGTGCCATGGATGGCGGAGAAAAATAGACCTATGTTACCTCCTGTAGATATGAAGGATAGCAACACAGAATGGCAATCTTTTGACTTAACTCCAAAAGAAATAGATTTGAAACAAGTGGCTATAAAGCAATATAGAACCCAAATAGATGTTATGGAACCATTTTTAATGGCTTTTGTAAGAAAAACCGAATTATTTGCTACAAAACCTGTCATCACTATTCCAGTAGTTGATTCAAAGCCAGATTTACAAAGCAGAACTTTACAGCATGCACTTTTAAAAGTGTATACGGGGGGCATGTTAAATGAAGAAATATACAGAAGTGCAGCTTTAGCGCAACTAGGAGCTTTTTATTACGACAATAAATTGTACATCGGCTTAGAATCGGCAAGGCCAATATCTAAAAAAGTAATTTACCATGTTGAAATGAGGCTATTTTATAAAGATCAAAATGATATAAAACGTATTGATTTAGGAATTGTAAATGGAAAATTATATCAGTATAAAAGGGCAGAAAATTCTTTGACAGATGTCATAGCAGCAAAACCTATAATCAATGGAAATAAAATGTGGGTTGAAGTAAAAATACCACAGGTGCACAATTTAAGATATATATTTATGGGAGCAGATTCTATTTATAGAAATCGTCTTATAGATAAAATACCTTGGAATATGTATAAAATAAGTGAATAA
- the kdpA gene encoding potassium-transporting ATPase subunit KdpA: MYSNIELFVMILVIALLTKPFGTYMYKIFEYKPMKLDKVFLPVENFIYKLSGINAEEEMSWKKYALSFLLVNTVMMIIGYIILRIQGFLPLNPTGVKNMESSLAFNTTISFMTNTNLQHYAGENGITFLSQMIVIIFLMFTSAASGLVTAAAIMRGLSKKTKLLGNFYADFVRVTVRLLLPISMVVTLILVWQGVPQTFAGKIVVDTLEGSRQTIITGPVAVLESIKHLGTNGGGFFGANSSHPFENPTWLTNMIEMLLMMLLPASLIYTYGLMINNKKHALVLYISLFVIFILLAVGAVYAESHPGVAYSKLHIDGTPYGNYEGKEVRFGVSQSPLFATVTTAFTTGSVDSMHDSYTPLGGAVPLILMMLNTIFGGDGAGLQNIIMYAILTVFLTGLMVGRTPEYLGRKIETKEIKLIAIAILVHPFLILFSSALTVMLKVGASSVTNPLYHGLTQVLYEFSSAAANNGSEFAGFIGNTVFMNIMTGLVMFFGRYITIILMLAVAGSMAEKIPAPPSPGTFRTDNALFGAIFIAIVVIVGALTFFPAIILGPISEFLSMT; the protein is encoded by the coding sequence ATGTATTCGAATATAGAACTTTTTGTTATGATATTGGTAATAGCTCTTTTAACTAAACCTTTTGGTACTTATATGTATAAAATATTTGAGTATAAGCCGATGAAATTGGATAAAGTTTTTTTACCTGTAGAAAATTTTATATATAAACTTTCAGGGATCAATGCAGAAGAAGAAATGAGTTGGAAAAAATATGCATTGTCCTTTTTGCTTGTTAATACTGTGATGATGATAATTGGGTATATTATATTGCGAATACAGGGATTTTTGCCTTTAAATCCCACCGGAGTTAAAAACATGGAGTCTTCTCTTGCTTTTAACACGACAATAAGCTTTATGACAAATACAAATCTTCAGCACTATGCTGGGGAAAATGGTATTACATTTTTAAGTCAGATGATTGTAATTATATTTTTGATGTTTACTTCTGCGGCTTCAGGGTTAGTAACTGCAGCAGCTATAATGAGAGGACTTAGTAAAAAGACAAAATTACTAGGGAATTTTTATGCGGATTTTGTAAGAGTGACTGTAAGGCTTTTGCTTCCTATTTCCATGGTTGTCACTCTTATATTAGTATGGCAAGGAGTACCTCAAACTTTTGCAGGAAAAATAGTTGTAGATACATTGGAAGGTAGCAGACAAACTATTATAACAGGTCCCGTAGCTGTATTAGAGTCAATTAAACACTTAGGCACAAATGGCGGTGGATTTTTTGGGGCGAATTCTTCGCACCCCTTTGAAAATCCTACTTGGCTTACCAATATGATTGAGATGCTTCTTATGATGCTTTTACCTGCATCTTTAATTTACACTTATGGATTGATGATAAACAATAAAAAACACGCTTTGGTATTATACATTTCCTTGTTTGTGATTTTTATTCTTTTGGCTGTTGGAGCAGTTTATGCGGAAAGTCATCCAGGAGTGGCATATTCCAAATTACATATTGATGGTACACCTTATGGAAATTATGAAGGAAAAGAAGTGCGCTTTGGAGTCTCACAATCTCCACTATTTGCGACTGTGACTACTGCTTTTACAACAGGTTCTGTTGACAGTATGCACGATTCTTATACACCTTTAGGAGGAGCAGTGCCACTTATCCTCATGATGTTAAATACTATTTTTGGAGGAGACGGAGCAGGACTTCAGAATATAATAATGTATGCAATATTGACGGTATTTTTGACAGGGCTTATGGTAGGAAGAACTCCAGAATATTTAGGGAGAAAAATTGAAACTAAAGAAATAAAACTTATTGCCATCGCAATATTAGTTCATCCTTTTTTGATACTTTTTTCTTCTGCTTTGACAGTGATGCTAAAAGTGGGAGCTTCTTCTGTAACGAATCCACTGTACCATGGACTTACACAAGTTTTGTATGAGTTTTCTTCTGCGGCGGCAAATAATGGTTCTGAATTTGCGGGATTTATAGGAAACACTGTGTTTATGAATATAATGACAGGTTTGGTTATGTTCTTTGGAAGATATATAACCATTATTCTTATGTTAGCTGTTGCAGGTTCTATGGCGGAGAAAATTCCTGCACCGCCATCGCCAGGTACTTTTAGAACAGACAATGCTTTGTTTGGAGCAATTTTTATAGCGATTGTTGTAATTGTCGGAGCTCTTACTTTCTTCCCAGCGATAATATTAGGACCTATTTCTGAGTTTTTGAGCATGACGTAA
- a CDS encoding potassium-transporting ATPase subunit F yields MALLYVVFFLLLLYLFYALIHPEEF; encoded by the coding sequence GTGGCCTTGTTGTATGTAGTTTTTTTTCTTTTACTCCTTTATTTGTTTTATGCTTTAATACATCCGGAAGAATTTTAA
- a CDS encoding serine hydroxymethyltransferase, with the protein MDIEIIRKTDPEIADAIEKELIRQRNKIELIASENFVSRAVMEAMGSPLTNKYAEGYPNKRYYGGCEYVDIAEELARERLKKLFGAEHANVQPHSGAQANMAAYFALINPGDTVLGMDLAHGGHLTHGSKVNFSGQLYNFVSYRVREDTGYIDYDEVEKLAKKHKPKLIVAGASAYPRIIDFKKFREIADKIGAYLMVDMAHIAGLVAAGLHPNPVPYADVVTTTTHKTLRGPRGGAILCKEKYAKAIDKALFPGTQGGPLMHIIAAKAVCFKEALTDEFKEYQKRIIENAKALANALMERGINLVSGGTDNHLMLLDLRNTGITGKELETRLDEVNITCNKNAIPFDPLGPNITSGVRLGTPAVTTRGMKPEDMVEIADIIVNVIRDENYKEKAKERVANLLKKYPLYEDLI; encoded by the coding sequence ATGGATATTGAAATAATAAGAAAAACTGATCCAGAAATTGCAGACGCAATTGAAAAGGAGCTTATAAGGCAGAGAAATAAAATAGAGCTCATAGCTTCTGAAAATTTTGTAAGTAGAGCCGTAATGGAAGCAATGGGGTCCCCTCTTACTAATAAATACGCAGAAGGGTATCCAAATAAAAGGTATTACGGCGGTTGCGAATATGTGGATATAGCTGAAGAGTTAGCAAGAGAAAGGCTCAAAAAACTTTTTGGTGCTGAACACGCAAATGTACAACCTCATTCAGGAGCACAGGCAAACATGGCAGCTTACTTTGCTCTTATAAATCCAGGAGATACTGTGCTAGGAATGGATTTAGCCCATGGAGGGCACCTCACTCATGGAAGCAAAGTCAATTTTTCAGGCCAACTCTATAATTTCGTATCTTACAGAGTAAGAGAAGATACAGGATATATAGATTATGATGAAGTAGAAAAACTTGCGAAAAAGCATAAACCCAAATTGATTGTTGCAGGTGCTAGCGCTTACCCAAGGATAATTGATTTTAAGAAATTTAGAGAAATTGCAGACAAGATTGGAGCTTACCTCATGGTAGACATGGCTCATATAGCTGGTCTTGTAGCAGCAGGTCTTCATCCTAATCCTGTTCCTTATGCAGATGTCGTTACGACTACCACCCATAAGACTTTAAGAGGCCCAAGAGGAGGAGCTATTCTTTGCAAAGAAAAATACGCTAAAGCAATAGACAAAGCACTTTTCCCGGGAACGCAAGGTGGCCCTTTAATGCATATAATAGCAGCAAAAGCCGTTTGTTTTAAAGAAGCTCTTACCGATGAATTCAAAGAATATCAAAAAAGAATTATCGAAAATGCAAAAGCTTTAGCAAATGCATTAATGGAAAGAGGAATAAATTTAGTGTCAGGTGGAACTGATAACCACTTGATGTTGTTGGATTTAAGAAATACAGGAATAACAGGCAAAGAGTTAGAAACAAGATTAGATGAAGTAAACATAACTTGCAACAAAAATGCTATACCTTTTGACCCATTAGGGCCAAATATAACTTCTGGTGTGAGACTGGGAACTCCAGCTGTTACTACAAGAGGTATGAAACCTGAAGACATGGTGGAAATAGCGGACATTATAGTCAATGTAATAAGGGATGAAAACTATAAAGAAAAAGCGAAAGAAAGAGTAGCAAATCTGCTCAAAAAATACCCTCTTTATGAGGACCTCATATAA
- a CDS encoding GerAB/ArcD/ProY family transporter, with the protein MNKRLEVSDLLFLMIIFEIGTSVLFCLGIEAKQDCWLSILIAMLISLPIIFMYVSSFEKSQKNLSQLLEFVYGKYIGKTLSLIYALYFLYIASRNVRDYVELSVNTIYSRTPTYIFSSFMLILVMYYILFDICVLARVAKILLPLILAIMAFQTTMIMMGDNFSFLRLLPILENGIVPAIKAAIPLIVTFPFGELIVFTTVFNKVKQKEKLKKIILITTVFTGLLLSFNNIIIISSLGADEASREKFPLYQVIRLINLGNLKNLDTLYVFIMIIGVFFKISVFTYGGLTMIKNALELKSYKYLLFPVLSMIFAASSIIADSYQTHILIGLKFTPFYIHIPLQIILPMITFLFLNIKEKKKL; encoded by the coding sequence ATGAACAAAAGATTAGAAGTTAGCGATTTATTGTTTTTAATGATAATTTTTGAGATTGGAACATCAGTACTATTTTGTTTGGGAATTGAAGCAAAACAAGATTGTTGGCTTTCTATTTTAATCGCAATGCTTATTTCTCTGCCAATTATATTTATGTACGTCTCCTCCTTTGAAAAATCACAAAAAAATCTTTCACAGTTACTTGAGTTTGTTTATGGGAAATATATAGGTAAAACTTTATCTCTAATTTATGCTCTGTACTTTTTATATATTGCTTCGAGAAACGTAAGAGATTATGTAGAACTCAGTGTAAATACAATATATTCTCGAACACCTACGTATATTTTTTCTTCTTTTATGCTTATATTGGTAATGTATTACATCTTGTTTGATATATGTGTACTTGCCCGCGTTGCTAAAATTTTGCTCCCTCTTATTTTAGCTATTATGGCTTTTCAAACAACTATGATAATGATGGGAGATAATTTTAGTTTTTTAAGGCTTTTACCAATTTTAGAAAATGGAATTGTTCCCGCAATCAAAGCAGCAATTCCTCTGATTGTGACTTTTCCCTTTGGTGAACTTATTGTTTTTACTACAGTTTTTAATAAAGTAAAACAAAAGGAAAAATTAAAAAAGATAATACTGATAACCACTGTTTTTACTGGTCTCCTATTGTCCTTTAACAATATCATTATAATTTCCTCTTTAGGAGCAGATGAAGCTTCAAGAGAAAAATTCCCATTGTATCAAGTTATAAGATTAATAAATTTGGGAAATTTAAAAAACCTAGACACTTTGTATGTATTTATAATGATTATAGGGGTATTTTTTAAGATTAGTGTATTTACTTATGGGGGACTTACCATGATAAAAAATGCGTTGGAATTAAAAAGTTATAAATACCTGCTTTTCCCTGTTTTGTCGATGATTTTTGCTGCTTCTTCTATAATTGCCGACAGTTATCAAACCCACATACTTATAGGTCTTAAATTTACTCCTTTTTACATACATATACCTCTACAAATAATTTTACCTATGATTACATTTCTATTTTTAAACATAAAAGAAAAGAAAAAGCTTTAA
- a CDS encoding Na/Pi cotransporter family protein — MIISLIYFVSGIGIFIWGIFTLTNGLKVFSQQKISQVINNFANNLLKSIIIGFFITLIIQSSSMVTVIAVTMAGAELLTLKSAAGIIIGSNIGTTIAVQLYAFNLFKIAPYLVFIGSVLHFQNYNIKLKFIGNVLLGFGLVFFGLKIMELATTPLKKNSNFEFISANLSNPFWGILAGIITALILQSSNVGIATLQVLVSSQLMTLPQALPIIYGLNIGTCSEAIILSFATNKEGKKIALFNIFLNIVSTILFLPFTNFFAEFLKLVSPYNPSRQVANAHTFFNLFSALLIIPFLKQLFILIDKLVDK, encoded by the coding sequence ATGATAATCTCTTTAATATACTTTGTGTCAGGAATAGGAATATTTATTTGGGGAATTTTCACTTTAACAAATGGATTAAAAGTCTTCTCACAGCAAAAAATTTCTCAAGTTATTAATAATTTTGCAAATAACTTATTAAAATCAATAATAATAGGTTTTTTTATAACATTGATTATTCAAAGCAGCAGCATGGTCACTGTAATCGCAGTAACAATGGCAGGAGCAGAGCTTTTAACTCTTAAAAGCGCAGCAGGTATAATTATAGGTTCCAACATTGGAACTACTATTGCTGTGCAGCTTTATGCCTTTAATCTGTTTAAAATAGCCCCTTATTTAGTTTTTATTGGTTCTGTATTACATTTTCAAAATTACAATATTAAACTAAAATTTATAGGAAATGTACTCTTAGGATTTGGGTTAGTATTCTTTGGTCTTAAGATAATGGAGCTGGCTACAACACCTCTTAAAAAAAATTCTAACTTTGAGTTTATCAGTGCTAATCTCTCAAATCCTTTCTGGGGAATTCTTGCTGGAATAATCACTGCGTTAATTCTCCAATCAAGCAATGTAGGTATAGCAACATTACAAGTTTTAGTTTCCTCTCAATTAATGACCTTACCTCAAGCATTACCAATAATATATGGTTTAAATATTGGAACTTGCTCAGAGGCTATCATATTGAGCTTTGCCACTAACAAAGAAGGGAAAAAAATAGCTCTCTTTAACATTTTTTTAAATATAGTGAGCACTATACTCTTTTTACCTTTTACAAATTTCTTCGCAGAGTTTTTAAAACTCGTCTCCCCCTACAATCCTTCAAGGCAGGTGGCAAACGCCCACACATTTTTTAATCTTTTTTCTGCACTTTTGATAATTCCTTTTCTTAAGCAACTTTTTATTTTGATAGATAAACTAGTAGATAAATAA
- a CDS encoding sugar phosphate nucleotidyltransferase, producing MKGIIMAGGEGSRLRPLTADIPKPMVPVVNKPAIKHIVEHLHKYGVKDLAVTLFYLPQKIKKYLEEEYGDEIKFYIEDKPLGTAGSVKNARDFLNDIFIVMSGDVITDVNIKEAYEFHRKKGAKVTLILTRVDVPLEYGVVIVDEEGKIKKFLEKPSWGEVFSDTVNTGIYIIEPEILEFIPQDKPFDFSKDLFPMLLKNDIPMYGYITGGYWCDIGNTNQYITSHFDILEGRVDLGYKDKLLKGGKIIGKNVTISPEAKIIPPVIIGDNTIIEANAVVGPNAIIGKNNHIKQGSSLKNVVLWEEIIVDKNCELRGCVVCNRVRIGNNVRIFENSVIGESCKIKSFAEIKPEVKIWPYKIIDEGSVITKDVVWGNGRKPLTFGYRGIKGVFNEDITPQIAVEIGEVFGNIVNSSVLIGHDGDIVSQFISDLISFGLVSGGCEVLKANNTLLPTLRYGIKKNKCGGGIYVEEEEGNLRILFLDKEGCDIDRNLEKKIENKLRVYDIERVDGKNLKSIKEIDINNDYLNFLFEKRTAYKSFKIKPYNEKTKLLLEAIGKNEFFIAEESYDVGVLFYKNGEKVKLYDEKGREFDEDELEFIRMLIAKERGVKKFVLPFDSSKYLTEFAKEFAIETVSSKISHKDRMKTIVSKEGIEKDLQINLDFDGFSFLLDLLEYLQHTSQKLSSIKDSFPLRYRISKSIKCDWRDKGKIIRMLFEKADEGAEFLDGLKFNKEDSWVLVVPDYELPACNIYIEAPTKERAEELFSMYEKEIKNIIQN from the coding sequence ATGAAAGGGATAATTATGGCGGGTGGAGAAGGAAGTAGACTAAGACCTTTAACAGCCGATATACCTAAACCTATGGTACCTGTTGTAAATAAACCTGCGATAAAACATATAGTGGAACATTTACATAAATATGGAGTTAAAGATTTGGCTGTTACGCTTTTTTACTTGCCTCAAAAAATTAAAAAATATTTAGAAGAAGAATATGGGGATGAAATAAAATTCTATATAGAGGATAAGCCGTTAGGGACGGCAGGCAGTGTCAAAAATGCTAGAGACTTTCTAAATGATATTTTTATTGTTATGAGCGGAGATGTAATTACTGATGTTAATATAAAAGAAGCTTATGAGTTTCACAGAAAGAAAGGGGCAAAAGTTACTCTCATATTGACAAGAGTAGATGTACCATTAGAATATGGTGTTGTGATTGTGGATGAGGAAGGCAAAATAAAAAAATTTTTAGAGAAACCCTCTTGGGGAGAAGTGTTTAGCGATACAGTAAATACGGGTATATATATAATAGAACCAGAAATATTGGAGTTTATACCTCAAGATAAACCTTTTGATTTTAGTAAAGATTTATTTCCTATGTTGCTGAAAAATGATATTCCAATGTACGGTTATATTACAGGAGGATATTGGTGTGATATAGGGAATACCAATCAATACATCACTAGTCATTTTGATATTTTAGAAGGAAGGGTAGATTTAGGATATAAAGATAAGTTACTAAAAGGAGGTAAAATAATAGGTAAAAATGTTACAATTTCTCCTGAAGCTAAAATCATCCCTCCTGTGATTATAGGGGACAATACCATAATTGAAGCTAATGCTGTGGTAGGACCTAACGCAATAATTGGTAAAAATAACCATATAAAACAAGGAAGCAGTTTAAAAAATGTTGTATTATGGGAGGAAATAATTGTAGATAAAAATTGTGAATTAAGGGGTTGTGTAGTTTGCAATAGAGTGAGAATCGGCAATAATGTCCGAATTTTTGAAAACAGTGTTATAGGAGAGAGTTGTAAAATAAAATCCTTTGCTGAAATAAAGCCAGAGGTAAAAATATGGCCCTATAAAATAATAGATGAGGGCTCTGTGATCACAAAAGATGTAGTGTGGGGGAATGGAAGGAAGCCTTTGACTTTTGGGTATAGGGGGATTAAAGGAGTTTTTAATGAGGATATTACTCCTCAAATTGCAGTTGAAATTGGAGAAGTTTTTGGAAATATAGTGAATAGCAGTGTGTTGATAGGACACGATGGAGATATTGTATCTCAATTTATAAGCGATTTAATAAGTTTTGGGCTTGTATCTGGTGGTTGTGAGGTCTTAAAAGCCAATAATACTCTTTTACCCACTTTAAGATATGGAATTAAGAAAAATAAGTGTGGAGGAGGAATCTATGTAGAAGAAGAAGAAGGAAATTTAAGGATTTTGTTTCTCGATAAAGAAGGGTGTGATATCGATAGAAACTTAGAAAAAAAAATAGAGAACAAATTGAGGGTATATGATATTGAACGAGTTGATGGGAAAAATTTAAAATCTATAAAAGAAATTGATATAAACAACGATTATCTTAACTTTCTTTTTGAAAAAAGGACTGCATATAAAAGTTTTAAAATTAAACCTTACAATGAAAAAACAAAACTGCTATTAGAAGCCATAGGTAAAAATGAGTTTTTTATAGCAGAGGAGTCTTATGATGTAGGGGTACTTTTTTATAAAAATGGAGAAAAAGTTAAACTCTACGACGAAAAGGGAAGAGAATTTGATGAAGATGAACTTGAGTTTATAAGAATGTTAATTGCTAAAGAGCGAGGGGTTAAAAAATTTGTACTTCCTTTTGATAGTTCCAAATATTTGACAGAATTTGCGAAGGAATTTGCAATTGAAACTGTAAGCAGCAAAATTTCTCATAAAGATAGAATGAAAACAATAGTGTCGAAGGAAGGTATAGAAAAAGACCTACAGATTAATTTAGATTTTGACGGCTTTAGTTTTTTACTAGACCTTTTAGAATACTTACAACATACCTCTCAAAAACTTTCCTCTATAAAAGATAGTTTTCCTTTAAGATATAGAATATCCAAAAGTATAAAATGCGATTGGAGAGATAAAGGGAAAATAATAAGAATGCTTTTTGAAAAGGCTGATGAAGGGGCAGAATTTTTAGATGGTTTAAAGTTTAATAAAGAAGATTCATGGGTCTTAGTAGTACCGGATTATGAATTACCTGCTTGTAATATTTATATAGAAGCTCCTACAAAAGAGAGAGCTGAAGAGCTATTTTCAATGTATGAAAAAGAAATTAAAAATATTATACAAAACTAA